A segment of the Candidatus Sumerlaea chitinivorans genome:
AATCCCGTTTCGCAGGCACTCTCCGAGATAGGTTCGTGCCCAGAGCCAGTAGTACGCGATGTCACCCGTGGCCGCGCTAACGATGCGCCCTCCTTCATGAGTACCACTGAGGAAAATGGCGTAGGTGCCGATGAGGACTGGATACAGAACAAGGGTCGCGAACCAATCCCTGCGTGAGTAGGAGCTACTGGACCGGTTCCCGCGCAAAAACTTGATCATCGCGGCGTCGGCTTGGAACATGGCTTCTGTCACCGTTTTCGGGGAAGTTCGTGAGTTATGCGGGATCATTGAAACACCTCGTTGGACCTCAATTCACGACTGGGAAAGAGAAGCCCCAAGATTGTCACGATGAGGATAACGAGTGATACATATGGCACCTGAGGCCATCCCGGCGGTCGGTATTCAAAGTGGATTGTTTTTGTCCCCGGCGGAAGGATGACGCCGCGAAAGCTATAATTCACTTTGTAGATTTTTGCCGGCCGATTCTCTACCCATGCGCGCCACCACGGGTCGTAGACGTCAGCCAGTGTCAGCAATGCGGTCTGAGAGGTCGGTTCGTCCAATTCGACGGTCAGCCCCCTTGCGGTTTCCTTGACCACCCGAGCTCGTGGAGGACTGGAACATTCGAGGTCTGGCAGAACAGTCTCTTCTCCCGGGTCCAAGTAGACCGTAGCTGTCGGCTGATAGTCGAGTGAGGCAACGGAAAAAAGAATCTCTGCCGAGTTTGACGTCACTCGCACGTTTCGAGCGACGGAGGCCCGAGGTAGCGCAGTTGGCACGAGGTAAACGTCCACGCTCTGCGTACCCAACGTCTTGGAAACCATAGTATCCTCGAAGCGTGTTCCCGCGCGAGTGACTACGACACGCGCCGCCATGAAATCGGTGAGGGGTGTGACTCGCGAAATCATTAGGCCGGGCGCGTAGTAACTTGGTTGGCGTTCCTGCAGACGGATGAGATCAAAAAGTTCCCGGTAAACGAAAGTATGCCGAGCCCAAGTTGTCTGAGTCGGTATTCGCAGTGGCTTCAAGCATAGATCCGGATCGTAAGGCGTAAGCACTCGCCAATCGTTCTGAGTTTGCTGCTGCACGTACTCAGCCACCACTGGTGAGAATTCCACATCATCCGCAGGTGAGATTGTTTCCAACGAATGAAAGAAACCTACGGTGTCTGTGGCGAAAAGAATCCCAGCAAGGGCCACCGTGGCTGCACGCGGGCGAGAGGACGCGTGGAACCCAAACGCAAGAATTGCCCCTACTCCGCCCGCCAAGAGAAGAGTGCGAACCACAGAGTCCCATGCGATGGAGAAACTGGCTGTGAGGAATTTTTCGTTACTCGTGACCTTTGCGACAAGCTCAGGAGGTAAAGCGCTGAACGGATCGCGCAATGTTTTCTGAGCGAAGTTGCTCCATATCACGCCGCCGGTACCCGTGCGCCCAAAGAAAAGCCAAGCAAGCAACAAGGCTAATCCGGCTCCTATCAGCAATACAATCCCCGTTCGTCGGCGCGCCAAAGGGTGCCAACTTCGCACAACGTCCCATCCCATCCCTGCGGCCAATGCCATGAAAAAAACGTAGAGGAAGATCCACCGTGCTGGTGAACGCATCGCTTGAACCCACCCGGGGACGCGAGCAAGGGGCGCAAAAATGGGTATGGTATCTGCAGCAAGGAGAAGTCCCACGCATGCCCCAAAGAAGACAGCAAGGGGCAATCGAGTCCGCGAGCGGGCGAACAGACTAAACACAGCGAGTAGGATTATCCCTACGCCAGCATAGCCAAGTGCTCCTGCGTATCCAAGCCTGCCCCAATAGATGCTATTCACTTCATCGCCGAAGAATGAGGGACAGATCAGCGCGACGAGGTTTTCCAGAATCAATCGGTCAAAGGGATAATCTTTGGCGGCAGCCATTGGGATCGGAATGGCGGTCTGCTGCCATAGGTGCCACGCGGGCTGTAGATGGGGCAGAGCAATGGCTGCACCAAGCACGACAATAAAACACACGAGCAGAATGCGTCCCAGAAAACCGCCTCCTGCTTCGTGGCGTGAAAAGGCAATCGTTCCGATAGCAAATGCCATGGCCAATAGCAGTGTGAAAACCGCCAAGGGCGGACTGCCACCTACCAGCACCAGTCCCCACCCAAGGGTTGCTAAGCAAAACGCTCGAAGTGAAAGGGTGCGTACCACACGGACAATCTCGCTGAGAACAAGCGGCACAAAGGGATAACTCAGTGAGTAATTATACTCACCGATCAACCAGCCGTAGCCAGCCAGGTGACCGCTAAAACCGTAAGCCAAGCCGGCGATCCAAGCAGCAAAAGGCGAAAGGGATAGAACTCGCCCTAACCGAAACATGAACGTCGCAGCGAGCGCCGTGCTAAATATCAGTACCACGTTGATGACCCAATAGGGTGGCAACAAATAATGAAGAAGAGTAGCTGGATGAAAAAGGCCTAACCGCCAGTCGCCCACCATGGGATAGCCGCAGGCAAACCACGAGTTCCACATTGGTAGACCTTCGCGGATGAGCCTTCCCAAAATTGTCTGAAGGTACAGATGTGTTTCCGTGAGCTCGCATCCGGCCGCGCGACCAAAGAAGACGGGTCCGCTTCCCAGTGACTTTAACAGTGCAGGGAGGCAAAGAATCCAGTACCATCCCCAGAGTGGCAGACGGTAGGATTTTGAGCCAGTTACTTTTGGCGTCGGATCCTTGAGCGGTGATATGGTTTCATTCATGGACTGCTCAGCTCCTTGCTCTGGGAAGTAAGAGTGCCCGTGGTAACGCTGACCATGCTTGTGGTGAGTGCATCCCGCAGAGCGATTTCGAACTCAGGACGAGCCCGATATTCTGCAAGGTCTTTGTCCTCTCGCGCAATTTGGGCGATGGTCTCCCCGCCGATTTGGATTGCTGCCTTGAGGTAATGCTGGGCGCGTGCGTAGTCGTGCAGCTTTGCATACGCACACGCCAGATTATAAAGTGGCGCTGCGGTTTGCGGATTTAACTCGGCCGCGCGTTTGAAGAAAGTGATCGCCCGTAGGAAGTCGTTCTGACGCATATGGAGAGTACCCGCATCGTTCAGTGCGACCACATCCATTGGGCGGAACTCCAGGTATTGATCCCAATACGACGCTGCCAGCTTGTCGTCGCCCAACCTTGAGGTCACGCGGGCAAGGTGCATGAGGGCGACTAAGTCACCTTCTTTCGCGTACTTAGTGGCGCGAAGGTACGCTTCTTGGGCTTCCTTTGTCTTGTTCTGCAACTCGAGCGTTTTCCCCAAGTCTATCCAAAGCTCTGCACTTCGGGAACGTGTTTTCAGCGCTTGCCGGAAATACTGTTCCGCTTGAGCGTAATGCTTTTGTGCAAAAGCAATCCTGCCGTGGAGAGCGTTTATTGCGGCATTGTCGGCTTGGTACTTTCGTAAAATTTCGGTTTCCGTTGCTGCTTCGTCGTAGCGCTTGAGGACGGAGAGGCAGTAGATCTTGAGGCTACGTGCCCGACGCATTTCCGGAACAGCCTCAAGCGCGCGATTGAGTTCCAACAGAGCGGATGTAGCCCTGTCCGTGTTATCGAGGTAACTTTCGGTTGGTGACGTCGGATTGACGTATTTGTAGGCAAGGCGTTCGGCGAGGGCGCGATTGGGGCCACTTCGTTTTACGAAAACCATACACGTATCATCCCAGTGGACCAAAGCCCAATCAGGATCGTTATAGAGCTGAGCGGCAAGGCACTCGGGGTATTTGACCCCTCCGTAAGTGAGGACGAAAAAGCCAAGGTTGTGCTCTTTTACCGCGTCACGCCAAATCGGGTTTCCAGATTCGATGACTTTGTAACGCCAAAACGTCTTTGGGCCGTACACGTCGACTCGCCCATCTTGGAAAACAAGGTAATCCGGGTACAAGCGGTAGATCAGATATCCGCCCACGTTATACTCGTTAAACATGTTTCCTGCGGGACGTTCGCGCAGGATAAAGTCTGCGGTTCGCTCTGGAACTTCGGTATGGGGGCCAAAGCCATACTCGTGGACCATGCTGCGCAAGCCAACGTCCGCAACTGCGTAGACTAAGTAGGCGGCATAGGCATAGACAGCGACGTAGGGTAAAGCTAACGCTATCTTACGCTGCCGAATCCACAGTGGTCCATTTTCGTAAAGGACTCGGCCAGCGTTGACCACATAATAACCGAATAAGGGAACGGCGACGTAACCAAATAGCACAATGTTCCGTCTTGCCGACAGTGAGAAATAGCTCCACCCAACCACGAGCAATGCATGCGTTAAGTCTACCTTTCGCCAGTTAGGTAGCATAATCACGCAGAAAGCCGCAAGAACCACCCAGAAGGGAGTAAAAAAGGGAAACTCGGGTGGCATCCACTCGAAAATCATCTCAAAGAAAATGTCATGCTGCACGACCTTAAATGGGAAGGTGAGCATTTCGAAACCGTACGGATTGATGGCCGTGGCGAGAAAGGTGAGAAATACTACCGCTCCGTATGTGAGAATTCGGCGAGGTGGCGTGAGATTGCCAGTGTCCCAGCCGTAGAGACGCAGCACATGCTTGCCGACCTCACCGATAATGAGCATGCCTGCAAGCACGAAGAAAGCGACAAATGCTCCGTGCATATTGGCCCAAAGAACCATGAGCGGGGGCATGAGCCAAAGCCATCCCCGGTGGCCCAGAAAATGCCTAAGCGAGAGATGAAAAAACAGCGGAAACAAAAGATATGTTACGACCTGCGGCCGAAATTCGACGCTGCCCATGCTCATGGAGGCCGCAATAACCACAAGGGCCAACGAGAGCCCGTGGCTAAGTTTTAAAAGCAAGCACGTGCGCCATAGGATGATGTAGGATGCCGTGAGCAGGGTGCATCGCACCAGACTGAGGCCGACCCATCCGCCCAAACGGTACAGAGCGTAAAGCACGACCTGAAACAACCATTCGTGATCCAACCAAGGTTGGCCTTGAGCTATGTGGGAAAAGACGTCGGCATGTGGAACCTTGCGGTTTTCGATGATCCATTGCCCGATTCGCAAATGCATGAAGAAATCGGGCTCGATGAACTTGGTGAGGCGTGCCACGAAGACGAGAATGAACACTACGGATGCGGAAACCCACACCAAGAACTCGCGTCGTGTCTGTCGGCTATGCTCAAGCATGTCTGGGACAAAGTAGAGTATCTCGTCGTTGAGTCAAGAAGACTACTCCACCCCGTTCCTTCTCTCGACAGAAAAGCAAACCACTCGGCTTAGCCAGCGTTCAACACATTCCGGCGAACTGCGCAACCTGTGTTAGGGCGAAAGACGTTCGACATGCCAGCCGTCTTGCGTTCGAGTGTAAAGAAAACGGTCGTGGAGACGGAAGAGCCCCGCGTGCCAAAACTCCATTCGCTCAGGGATAATGCGGTAGCCACCCCAGTACGGCGGGCGTGGGACTGGCCGCCCTAAGAATCGCACCTTGTACTCCATATAGCGCGAAATCAGTTCCATCCGAGACTTTAGCGGCTGGCTTTGATATGAAGCCCACGCCCCCAGCTGGCTGCCACGCGGCCGCGATGCAAAATAGGCGTCCGAGTCCGCATCGCTCACCAATTCCACTGGTCCCTCAATGCGAATCTGATCGCCGAGCGATGGCCAGTAGAAGCAGAGGGAGGCAAACGGCGTTTTTGCGAGATGCTGTCCTTTCGGGCTTAGGCGGTTTGTGTAAAATACAAACCCTCGCTCATCGAATCCTTTCAAGAGCACCATACGATTCGTTGGGCGCCCCTGCAGATCGGTCGTAGCCAAGCACGCAGCTGTGTGGTCGTAAGGTTCACTCTTTGCTGCTCGCTCGAAAAGAAGCCGAAACCGCTCAATCGGATCCGGATGTTCTTTCACCATTCACTCCCCAATCACGCTTGTATGTCCTTGCTGACTACCATCATCTCAGCGACGGCTAAATAATCTCAAGTAACGATCAAGTCCTTCTTTGGTGGCGGGCGCATTGCTCAAGAATTGTTTTTCGAACTCCAACGCCAAAACGGGCACAATGGAAGCGGGAGCTAAATCGCGCTGCTCCACCACTTTCCGGACATCCTTTGCTAAGTCCTCATAAAGTTCATGCGCGAAGTGAGCTGGCTCTGCGCGAATGTGCGAGGCCACAACGTCCTCATAGTCTGCAAATACGGGAATGGAACGGTAGGGGAGGAGGGACTGGTTCACCGCGGATTGCTTGGGCGGGGCATAGAGTGGTACTCGTGGAATTCCCGTCAATTCCTGCTCGCGGAAATAATACTGTTCTCGCAGGCGTTGCACTTCCGGGTCGAGCAAGAACAAGAGCCAGCGGACTGCGGCAGCTCGCTTTGCCTTTTCTAACTGGGAATTCACGATCAGCGCGCGGCCAAAAACTAAATGATCGCGCGATTGCGGCCCTGCTGGCAGAGCGGCGATCCCAATGTTGTCCAGCGGCATCCCCATCCGCATTAGCTGCCGAATCGTGTCGCGCGTTGCCGGCAGCATGACCATTGCAACCTTGCCGTCGGCAAACATTCGCATTACGTTATCGGCATAGCATTTCTCCGGCGGGGGAATCACATCGTACCGCCACCGAAGGTCTTTCAAAAAGCTCAAAACATCGGTAGCTGCTTGCGAGCGCAAAGCGAGAGTGATACCCGACGGTGTTTGTCGCTCCACCTCCATTCCGGCCTGAATGCCCCATTGGACAAATTCGCGCCCACCCTCTTGGGCAAACAGCACGGGAGCATAGCCGTAAACGCCCTTTCCATGATCGGTGAGTTTCACAGCCAGCTTGATGAATTCCTCCCAGTTCTGGGGCAACCCTGCAAACTGAACCACCGTCGTTCCCTCTTCCTTGACGACGGTTTCTGTCACCTCTTCCGCAGGTGCACTCGTCGGGACTTCCTTCGGGGGAGGTAATTGGGGCTGCCGCGCATGTGGGCGGGCGGACTCGATATCGGAATCGACCTCTGTCTCCGGCTGAAACCCCCGTCGCGAGGGTACAGCACTCTCGATTTCCTCCTCTGACTCTGAAGGGCGCCCGGTTCTTTGGTCTGGCAAAG
Coding sequences within it:
- a CDS encoding Pyridoxamine 5'-phosphate oxidase, which codes for MVKEHPDPIERFRLLFERAAKSEPYDHTAACLATTDLQGRPTNRMVLLKGFDERGFVFYTNRLSPKGQHLAKTPFASLCFYWPSLGDQIRIEGPVELVSDADSDAYFASRPRGSQLGAWASYQSQPLKSRMELISRYMEYKVRFLGRPVPRPPYWGGYRIIPERMEFWHAGLFRLHDRFLYTRTQDGWHVERLSP
- a CDS encoding putative sugar-binding lipoprotein; the protein is MLQARFHNAWMKCAFLLIASTLLALAGCKQRLNPHVAPEGDPEVVVAGMLASLQNNPAGTGALPSATQRVRLTVNNAPAGYELFEQELIQQLVRIFEQRNPDIQIEFSTWRFTPESFYERARNRTLTDIVEISVDQAQTIIGLSYAADLTDLVAQEELVRQLNPSALALLQKDGRIFGVPVELHSMALFYNRQILEEALRPPSKEQKAPPSKKDEKKKGKGGSDEWNLETIPAPALPQSEQGSGRMVAQFRRSGRSYYDYSQTQTQEEEEQNQPSYSRRAEQQVENEYQVPARRRPIWPFRPLGQQRRIPVFGQPRESDALPDQRTGRPSESEEEIESAVPSRRGFQPETEVDSDIESARPHARQPQLPPPKEVPTSAPAEEVTETVVKEEGTTVVQFAGLPQNWEEFIKLAVKLTDHGKGVYGYAPVLFAQEGGREFVQWGIQAGMEVERQTPSGITLALRSQAATDVLSFLKDLRWRYDVIPPPEKCYADNVMRMFADGKVAMVMLPATRDTIRQLMRMGMPLDNIGIAALPAGPQSRDHLVFGRALIVNSQLEKAKRAAAVRWLLFLLDPEVQRLREQYYFREQELTGIPRVPLYAPPKQSAVNQSLLPYRSIPVFADYEDVVASHIRAEPAHFAHELYEDLAKDVRKVVEQRDLAPASIVPVLALEFEKQFLSNAPATKEGLDRYLRLFSRR